The following coding sequences are from one Molothrus aeneus isolate 106 chromosome Z, BPBGC_Maene_1.0, whole genome shotgun sequence window:
- the ENHO gene encoding adropin — MAAALSTGAIVAISFNCVIALLILILFLILCKACRTPSCPKKTPASDVDESRNEEKYLLQP, encoded by the coding sequence ATGGCGGCTGCTCTCTCCACCGGAGCCATCGTGGCAATTTCTTTTAACTGTGTCATTGCGCTGCTCAttctcatcctcttcctcatcctctgcAAAGCCTGCAGGACGCCCTCATGTCCCAAGAAGACCCCGGCTTCTGATGTGGATGAGTCAAGGAATGAAGAGAAGtacctgctgcagccctga